The sequence CAACCATTACACACATGAGGGCAACGGTTTTGTGTTTAATATAACGTACGGCGAAAATTTTGTTGAAACCATTTTAAAGTCCGAAAAAATTTTCAGAGATAAAGCGTCTTGGAGTCCGCTTATGCAAAACGCTTTTAACAGCAATTTTTCATGGGATAATTCCGTTATTGAATATATAAAGATGTATAAAAACATTCTTAAGGCAAAGAGGTAATCTTATGAATGAAAATGCTGCGGTAAAAGCTTGGTCAAAGGTTGTTAAATTTTTTGCGCTTGCAGCGTTTTGCGCGTTTAGTGTTTTATTTGCGGATCATTATTACCGCGTTGATAAATACGCCAAAGATATGTCGGAAAATCTTGCAATAACGGTTTTTTTAAATAAGAATGTTAATAATTCAAACGATGTTGCGTCCGCAATTGAAAGTTTAGGATATGTAAACGTTAACGAATATGTAAGCGCGGAGCAGTCATATTACAGAGCCGTGAAAAAAAATCCTTTCCTTAAAGACGTTTCCGTTCCGGGAGATAAAGATTCCTTTGCCGCTTATTTTAAAGTTTCTCCCAACATTCTTCCCACGGATCAATTTTTAATAGTTGTGCGCAACGCCATGGCGCAAATTACGGGGGTAAACGATGTTGTTTACGACGCGGACGGATATAAAAAATACATTCAGGCTAAAAGAACTTTAGAGTTGTATGAAAAAATAAGTTTGATATTTGCTTTAACTATCTTTGCGCTTTTTATTATTAAAATTTTATTTTTATATTACGGTAATAATGTCGGCGCAAAAAAACTTTCCAAGGATTTTGTTATTTATTTATTGTCTGCCGCCGCCGGATTTTTGGCGGTGTGGAGCGCGGGTATTTTTGTATTTTATCCTCTTTTAATAAAAGAAGCGGCGGTGTTTGGCATAATTGCAGTTACCGCGGCTTTAGGAATAATTTTCAAAGATTAAAATGAAAATAAGAATTGTTGCATTTACGTTTGCATGTTTGTTTTTTTTCTGCTGCGAGGTTTTTGCCAAGCAGGCGGGCGTTCAGTCGCAGTCTGCACAGCTTTCCGACGTAAACAAAAAAATTCAGGCCAAAAAGCTTGAAAAAAACAAACTGATGCTTCAGGAAAAAAATGTTAAAAGAGAACTTAAAAATCTTAACGATTCAATAGCAAGAAACGAAAAACGCCTTCAAAAAATATCGGGCGATATAAAAATTGCGGAAGGCAATCTTGCGACCGCTTCAAAACAGTATAACAACGCTTTTGCAAAAAGTGCCGAAGTAAATAAAAAAATGCGCGCCGAGCTTGAACTTTTTCACAAGCAATCAATGTCTTTGTCTTATGAAACCGACCCCGTGGAATATAAGATACGAAAAAACGCGCTTGAGGCAAAAAAAGCTAATTTTGAAAAAGAAAGAATAGCGGCGTCTGTATCTGCCGCCGCCGTAAAAAAATGGAACGACGCAAAAAAAGAACTTTTGCGGCTGCAAGATCAGGAAGACTCTCTTGCGGCAGAGAAAAGAAATCTTATAAAAGAAAAAAACGAGCTTCTAAAAACTACGGCCGGAAAAAGAGCCGAAGCCGAAGAAGAAATTAAAACGTTAAATGAAAACGCTAAAGCTCTTCAGGCTCTTATAAAACAGCTGTCGTCTTCTAAAAGAAAAAAAAGCAATGGAACCGTTATCCGAGCGTCAACGCCGAAACATAAAAAAAATCTTCCGTGGCCTGTTGAGGGGAAAGTTGTTGCGCAGTTCGGCAAGAGTAAACATCCTGAAATGGATACATATATTATAAGCAACGGCATAAAAATTAAAGCTTCTGATTATGCCAAAGTTAAAAGCGTAGATTCGGGAACTGTTATATTTGCAGGCAATTTCCGTTCTTACGGAAAAGTTGTTATAATAGATCATAACGACTCAACTTTTAGCGTTTACGGGCAGTTAGATAAAATACTTGTTACGGACGAGCAGAAAGTTTCAAAAGGTTCAACGCTTGCGCAGCTTGGCGCCGGTCAGGAAAATGTTTTGTATTTTGAAATCAGAAATGAAAACATTGCTGACAATCCAATGCTTTGGCTTAAATAAAGCTAAATAGAATTATATCGGAGAATTAAATGAAAATTGTAAGAGTAAAAATTTTGTCCGCTGTCTTAATTATTTCTTTGTTTTGCGCAGGTTCTGTTTTTGCCGCGGACGAAACATATGAGAAACTTAAAACCATGATAGACGTTATGGAAATTATTAACGTCAACTATGTTTCCGAAACAAAAAGCGCGGATTTGGCGGTAGGGGCAATTAAGGGCGTTGTAAGAACGTTAGATCCGTTTTCTCAATACATGGAAGAAAAAGCTTACAAAGATATGAAAAACGAAACCGAAGGAAACTACAGCGGCGTAGGTTTGCGAATTATGGAAAAAAACGGATTTATTACTGTTGTTTCGCCGATAGTTGGAACGCCGGCTTTTAAAGCCGGAGTTTTACCGGACGACAGAATTATAAAAATAGATAAAAAGTCGGCGCAGGGCATGTCTACAAACGAAGCCGTAGATTTAATGCGCGGAAAAGCCGGCAAAAAAGTTAAAGTTATCATACGGCGCGATAACGTTGTTGAAGATTTGGTTTTTGACCTTGTCCGCGAGAAAATAAAAATAGAAACCGTGCGCTCAACTATGCTTGAAGAAAATATAGCTTACATACGCCTTAGCGAATTTAACGCTCAAAGCGCGGCGGATGTAAAAAAAGAGCTTTCGTCTCTAAAAAAAGAGGGCGCTCAAGCCGTAATTTTAGATTTAAGAAATAATCCCGGCGGACTTTTGGATTCCGCAATAGACATAATAAGCGCATTTGTAAAAGAAAAAACGCTTGCTCTTACCACAAGAGGAAGAGTGGAAGGTTCCGAGAAAAAATATTACACGCACGGCGTCGCGGAATTTGCAGACATTCCTTTTATAATTTTGGTTAATAGAGGCTCTGCCTCGGCTTCGGAAATAGTTTCCGGCGCTTTTCAAGATTTTAAAAGAGCTTTAATAATAGGGCAAAACACGTTCGGCAAAGGAAGCGTGCAGACAATATTTCCTCTTTCCGACGGTACCGCGTTAAGGCTTACAATTGCAAAATACTATCTGCCGTCAGGAAGACCTATTAACCGCTCCGACGATGTTAACGCTAAAAACGGAATAACGCCGGATATAGAAATAAAAGTTTCAATTGAAGACGAAATAAAACTTTATACGCAGGCGGATATGGTGTTTGCCAAAGATAGCGAAAAAAAGAGCGATGTAAAAACCGATGATAAAAATAAAGTTGAAGACGAGGCTTTAAAGAAAGCAATTGAAATTATCAAAGCAGGTAATGTTGCGGCCGAAATAGAAAAATCCGCAAAACAGAATAGTAAAAAATAAATAAGCGGAGATTGTTGTGTCCGAAAAAGAAAAAAGAAAAGAAAGTTTTGTAATTAAAATTTATATAGTAATTTTGTTTTTGCTGGGCGTGGGAGTTTGGCTTTCAGTTCATCCGGACAGCAAAGAAAAAATTTCTCTTGACGTAGAGCTTAACAAAAGAGTTGTTAACGCGCTTGTGGCAAACGGCATAAAACAGGAAGATATTGTAAGCGAGTATCAGCGCGAAAGAGATACTTCGCGCGCGTCGTGGATAGAATTTTACAAAACGATAAAACTCCAAAAAGGCAAAAGCGCGCAAAGTTTTGAAACAGGTTTAAGAAGCGTGGCGCGTTCGGTAAAAGTAGGGTTGCAAAAAACAGAAAATTCGCAGGAAGGTTCCGTTACATATAAATTTTTTGATAAAAACAGAAGTTATTCCAACGTAACTTTTATAAGTTTTCCAAACATAAAATAGGTAAAAACTTTGAATATATTAGCGATAGAAACTTCATGCGACGAAACGTCGGCTTCCGTAGTTTCAAACGGAACGGACGTTAAGTCTGCAATTATATCGTCGCAAATTGCCGTTCACGCTAAATTTTTCGGCGTTGTTCCGGAACTTGCAAGCCGAGAGCATATAAAAAATATAAATCCTGTAATTGCGGCTTCTCTTAAAAAGGCGGGGTTTTCTTTTGACAATATAGACGCTATAGCTTTTACCTCGGGGCCGGGTCTTGCGGGCGCGCTTCTTGTTGGCGCAACGGCGGCTAAAACCCTTGCGTCCGTTTATTCAAAGCCGTTAATTCCCGTTAACCATCTTGAAGGACATCTCTATTCTTCGTTTATAGAAAATAAATCACTCCGTCCGCCTTTTTTAAGCGTGATAATTTCCGGCGGGCATACCGAACTTATCGTTGTGCAAGATTTCGGAAAATATAAAATTTTAGGCGCTACAAGAGACGATGCCGCCGGCGAAGCTTTTGATAAGGCGGCTAAAATGTTAGGCTTGTCTTATCCCGGAGGGCCGGTTATAGATAAAAGAGCCGCCGACGGAAATCCTGAAGCCGTGCATTTTACAAGACCTTACTTAAAAGGAAGCTGGGATTTTTCTTTCTCCGGAATTAAAACGGCTTTGTTAAACTACCTCAAACAAAACCCCGTTAAAAACGAGCGGTATATAAACGACATTTGCGCTTCTTTCAGAGCGGCAATAGCCGAAACTTTATGTTTTAAATCTTTTGAAGCCGCAAAAACTTTTGGGCTTAAAAGAATTGCTCTCGGCGGCGGCGTGTCTTCCAACGCTCTTATAAGAAAATTATTTTTAGACGTAGGCAAAAAAAATAAAATAGAAGTTTTTATTCCTTCGTCGCTATATTGCACTGACAATGCCGCCATGATAGGCTGTGCGGCGTATTTTAAGCAGCGCGTTTTGGGGTTTAAATATAACGCGCAGCAATTGAAATCTTCTTCGTCTTTACAGCTTACGAATTGGAAATAAACTTTATTTATGAAAATTAAAATAGGGAATGTAACGCTTGATAATAATATAGTTCTTGCGCCTATGGCGGGAATAAGCGATTTTCCCGTAAGACTCTTGGCGAAAGCCGGAGGAGCGGGCCTTGTATATACCGAGATGGTTTCCGCTAAAGCTTTACTTCACGCCGACGCAAAAACAAGAAAACTTCTTTACAGCGAGAAAAAAGAAAAGCCGGTTGCCGCGCAAATTTTTGGGGCAGACGCTTACAGCATGGGCGAAGCCGCAAAAATAATAAGCGGTTTAGGCGCTGATATAATTGACATAAATTTAGGATGCCCTGTTAAAAAAATTGCAAAAGCCGGAGCGGGGGCAAAGCTTTTATCAAACGCGTCGCTTGTGGCGAAAATTCTTGAAAGCGTAGTTGCAAATTCAAGCGTTCCGGTGACGGTTAAAATAAGAATAGGTCTTGTTCCCGGGCAAAATGTGGCTCCTGAAATTATAAAAATAGCGTATGAAGCAGGTATAAAAATGGTTGCCGTCCATGCGCGTCCCGCCTCGCAGGGACATTCGGGAGATCCTGATTTAGACGCTTTTGCGAAATCCTGCGACGGGGCAAAAATTCCCGTTTTTGGAAACGGCGGTATTACGGACGAAGAAACGGCGGAAAAATTTTTAAATATTTCAAACTGTTGTGGAATTATGATAGGACGCGGGGCGATAGGTAATTACGATATTTTTAAAAGGCTTGAAAAGTATTTTGCTTCCGGTAAAATACAAAAAATCCCTTCTGCAAAAAAGAAAATATCATGGTTTAAACGCCACGCAAAACTTTCCGTTAAACATTACGGCGAGAAAAGAGGTTTTGTGCTTATGAGAAAAACCGCTCAATATTATATAAAAGGGCTTCCCGAAGCCTCAAAAATAAGAGATATGTTTAATAAAATTGAAACGTTTAAAGAGTTTGATAAAGTTTTAGAGATTTTAGAAAATTCTGCAAAATGATATAATTTACAAAATGCATTTAAGGAGTATTTATGAATAAAGATTTATTTAACGAAAATCAGGAAACTTTTGTTTCTCCAAACGCTAAAGCTTTTGTAGTTGTGCCTAATCTTCCGGAAATTCTTTCTCCGCTTCTTGCCATAGCAAATAACGTTTGGTGGTGCTGGAACTCCGACGCCGTAGAACTTTTCAGAAGACTTGACAGAGATTTGTGGGAAGAAACTTATCATAATCCTAAAGCTATGCTTGGCATGATAAAACAGGAAACTCTCGCCGCGCTTTCCGAAGACGACAGTTTTGTGTCTCACATGGAAAGAGTAAAAGGCGAACTTGATAAATATATGTCCATGAATACTTGGTATCACGATTCGTGTTCGGATTACGCCGATATGAAATTTGCGTATTTCTCCACGGAGTTTGCAATACATGAAAGCCTTCCGATTTATTCCGGCGGGCTTGGAATTTTATCGGGCGACCACTTAAAATCCGCAAGCGATATGGGTTTGCCGCTTGTGGGCGTAGGACTTCTTTACAGATACGGATATTTTAAACAGTATTTAAATTCCGACGGAATACAGCAGGAAGAGTATAACGAAAATCATTTTGAGCTTATGCCTCTTGAGCTTGTTAAAGATAAAAAGAACGAACCGCTTATAATAACCATAGATATTCCTAAAGAAAAAATTTCCGCGCGGGTTTGGAAGCTTCAAGTCGGAAGAGTTCCTCTGTATCTTTTGGATACCGATTTCAGTAAAAATTCAAAAGAGGTAAGAGAGATAACCGGCGAGCTTTACGGCGGCGATAGAAATATGCGCATTCGTCAAGAAATTTTGCTTGGCGTGGGCGGAGTAAAACTTCTTAAAGCTTTAAATATAGACCCGGGCGTAATACATATTAACGAAGGTCATTCGGCTTTTTTGCTTCTTGAAAAAATGAGGGAGTACATAGAAGACGAAGGGCTTTCTCAGGCAGAAGCGTTCCAGCTTGTGCAAAGCGGATGCGTGTTTACAACGCACACGCCTGTTCCGGCGGGAAATGAAATTTTCGGCGCGGATCTTGTTACAAGATATTTTGAACCGATGTATAAAAAACTGGGTTTTTCCGCAGAACAATTTTTAGCGCTCGGATCGTTTCCGGCAAAAAATTTGAAGATGGGAAATCCTTCGGATTTTTCTATGACCATTCTTGCTTTGAAAATGACAAACAAAGCAAACGGCGTCAGCAGACTTCACGCTACCGTTGCAAGAGAAATGTGGTCGGGCATATGGCCGGGTTTGCCCAGAAAAGAAATTCCGATAACGCACATAACAAACGGCATACATACAAATACGTGGATATCTTACGAGTTTGCCGGACTTTTTGACAGATATCTCGGCGCGGCGTGGAAAGACGAGCCGGCGGATCATACAATATGGCAGAGAGTGGCTCATATTCCCGATGCGGAACTTTGGAGAAGTCATGAAAGAAGAAGAGAAAGGCTTGTGTCTTTTGCCAGAGCGCGCCTTAAACACCAGCTTAAGCGCAGAGGTCTTTCCGAAATTATGTCAAGTTACGCCGACGAAGTTTTAGATCCGGAAGCGCTCACAATAGGTTTTGCGAGAAGATTTGCTTCCTATAAACGCGGCAATTTAATTTTTAAAGATTTGGAAAGAATTAAAAAAATTATTACCAGCAAGGAACACCCCGTCCAAATTATTATCGCCGGAAAAGCGCATCCGCAAGACGGCGTTGGAAAAGAAATAATAAAACAGATAGTAAGCCTTGCAAACGATCCCGAACTTAAATATAAAGTAGTGTTTTTGGAAGATTACGATATGAATGTGGCGCACTATCTTGTGCAGGGCGCCGACATATGGCTTAATAATCCTCTGCGTCCGGAAGAAGCGTCGGGAACGAGCGGTATGAAAGCCGCGGTTAACGGAGCTTTAAATTTCAGCGTTTTAGACGGCTGGTGGTGCGAAGGATATAACGGTGACAACGGTTGGACTATAGGTTCTATAGACGAATATTCCGACAGAGAGTATCAGGACGAAGTTGAAAGCAAAGCCATTTACGACACTCTTGAAAAAGAAATTGTTCCGCTGTTTTACGCCAGAGGCATAGACGGCATTCCAAGAGGCTGGACAAAGAAAATGAAAATGTCCATGCAAACGCTCGGACCCGTTTTCAACACAAACAGAATGATTGAAGAGTATGCTAAAAAGTTTTATATAACTTCGGCGCTTTCGCATGAAAAATTGAAAAAAAATAAATTTGAAGCGGCTAAAAAGAAAGCCCAGTGGCTTATAAACGTGCGCAACAACTGGAAAGACGTTCACGTCGTAAAAGTTGAAGATAACATAAACGGCGAAATAAGCGTTTTCGGCGATATGTCTGTTACAGCGAGGGTTTATATAGGCTCTTTAAATCCTGAAGACGTCAGCGTTCAAATTTTCAGCGGTTTTATAAATTCAAAGCAAGTTGTAAGCTCTCAAGAAACTTATGAAATGAGGCTTGTTTCAAAAGAAGGCAACGATTTTATTTTTGAAGGGAAGGTTTTTGCCGACAAAGTCGGACGCTGCGGATATACCGTTAGAATTCTTCCGCAATGCGGCGGAGAAGTGCAGTATATATCCGAACTTATAAAATGGCAATGAAAAAGAAGATGAGATGTTAGGAAGATAGGAAGTTAAGTAACGGCGAGCTATATGGAGTAGTAAGGAGTAAATTTTGTTAATTCCGCTTTTTACTATTTATATTTCACTTTGTGTTTAAAAATGAGCTATGAATTTTTAATATTTGATTTAGACGGGACGCTTGTAGATTCGCAATACGATTTGACTACGGCCGTAAATTTAATGAGGAAAGATTTTGGACTTGCGCCTTTTCCCGTTGAAAAAGTCAGTTCGTATCTCGGAAGCGGCGTGAATGCTTTAATAGCAAAAGTTTTGCCTGAAAAGCCAGATAATGTAAATGAAGCGCTAAGGCTTTTTACGGAGCATTACAAAAAGCATTTGCTTGACACTACAAAACTTTACGATGGCGTTAAAGAAACTCTTGAAAAATTAAAAGATAAAAAAATAGCGTTGCTTTCAAATAAAACAGAAATTTTTTGCAGAGAAATTTTAACCCGTTTGGACATTGCAAAATATTTTTGCGAAATTTTCGGCGGAGATAGTGCCGGCGTAAAAAAACCAGATCCGAAACCTATTTTAGATTTAATAAAACTTAGCAACGCAGATGCGCGTAAAACGGTTATGATAGGCGACAGTGCGAACGATTTTAAGGCGGCAAAATCTGCAAACGTAGATTCTATAGCGGTTTCATACGGATATTTAAATTTAGAGGGAATAAAAACTTTTTCTCCGACCTACATAGTTAATAAGTTTGACGAAATAATAAAAATAACAGAGAAGCAAGGAGGGAAGAGTGTTTATAGTAAAAATACTTAAAGATATTTTTAAAGTTCTTCAAACCGACGTGTCACCCAATCAGGTTGCGTTCGGCGCGGCGTTAGGAATTTTTCTCGGTTTTGTTCCCGGAGTTTTGTGGAAGTGCATATTTTTCTTTTTAATAATGATACTGCGCGTAAATATCGGCGCGGCGTTTGTTTCGTGGACGGTGTTCGGGCTTGTAGGTCTTTTGTTAGATCCGATAGCGGATAAAATAGGGTACTTTATTTTAAATTTAGGTTTTCTTTTTAATTTATTTACTTCGCTTTATAACGCAGATATTGTTCCGTTTACAAAATTCAACAACACGGTGGTTATGGGCAATCTTGCCCTTGGCGTTATTCTTTTTTACCCTGCGTATTTCTTCTCGAAAAAATTCATACTTTATTACAGATCTCACTGGCGTGAAAAAATTGCCAAATGGAGAATAGTAAAACTTCTTACGGCAAGCTCAATTTCTTACACGATTTTTAAATAGGCGGTATAAAAATGAAAATATTCAGAACGGCTTTTGTAATTCCTGCTGTTATAATAGTAGTTTTAGTGTGGGTTTTCTTCGCGTTTTATTTTGATTTCTATTTAAAGAAAGGAATTATTGCCGGCGGCGAAGCGGCGTTTGGCGCGAAAGTTGAAATAGGCTCTCTTAACACTACGTTTACAAAACTTTCAATAAATATAAACGCAATGAAAATAGGCGATAAAGACGACGAGTTTAAAAATCTTGCCGATATTGACAATATAAATTTTAAAGTCAGATTTATTCCTCTTTTGTCAAAGAAAGTGATAATAGACAACATGAGCGTTAGCGGGTTTAAATGGTCAACCGCAAGGAAAACTTCGTGCAAGCTTCCGGAAAAAAAGAAGAAGAAGAAGTCCGATGAAAACAGCTTGCTTGCCAAAACCATGAAACAGATAAAAGATAAATCCGAAGCGGAATATAACGCATTGCCGTCAGTGCAAAAATTCGGCGAAATACAAGAGCAGATAAAGGATTTTTCGCCGGAAGGCGCTATAGATATGGCGGGCATAAAATCCGTCGGCAAACTTAAAGATTCTTATGTTGGCTTAATGGGTAAATACGATTCTTACTCAAAAACCGTAAACGGTCTTGACACTCAAAAGCAGATTGATTCCGTAAAAGAATCTATAGATAAACTTTCAAAAATAAGCGTTAAAACTCCGGCGGACATTGCTGTTTTGCGCGAAAATATTACGCTTCTTAACGAACAAAGAAAATCGCTTGAAACCACATATAACGATTTAAAAAATGTGCAAGCAGGTTTGTCAAAAGATATTGCAGACCAGCAGAAAGCGCTTAAAGATGTAAATGCGCTGATAAATCAAGACGTTGACAATATAGCTTCAAAACTATCTATTCCGTCGCTTGATTTTAAAAATGTCAGCAGAACGCTTTTCGGCGATGTGTGGGTAAATAAAGTTGACTCTGTTCTCTATTATATGAGTATAGCCAGAAAGTATATGCCGCAAAAATCCGAAGAAGATAAGAAAAAAGCTCAAGCGCAGGAAAGATTAAAAGGAAGAGAAATAACTTATCCTTTGAAGGGAACGCTTCCGTCTTTTTGGATAGCAAATATTTCCATGTCGGGAACATCCGGCGGAGAAGGTAAAGATATTCCAAACCCCGTAAGCTTTAGAGGCGTTGTGCAAAATATAACTTCCGATCAAAAACTTATAGGTAAAGCCATGACTTTTGAGCTTTACGGAGATAATACAAACCAAACTTTTAAAATCAACGGCAAGTTTGACCGTCTTGGAAATGTCGCGCAAGATGTTATAACGGTTGTTATGGACGGCGTAGATGCCGCCGCTCTTGGGGTTGCGGATACGGATTATACGCCTTCGTTTGCAAAAGCGAAAGCTAAAATTAATGCGGAATTTGCTTTGAAAGGAAACGATTACACAACTAAAGCCGGAGTTGTTGTTACGGGTTTAACTTATGACGCGGCTTCTAAAAATTTTAGCGGCGCCAACGCAGCTACCGTAAAATATGTAAACGCTTTGTGGAACGGCATAGATTCCGTAAGCGTTCAGGCGAAAACGGAAATTATTGAAAATAAAGGTTTTAACATGAGTTTCACTTCCAACATAGATTCTCTACTTGGTTCAAGATTTTCAAATATTATAAACTCTGCCGCAGGAGACGTAAAAGATAAAATAAGACAGGAAGTTACAAGCTATGTAAACGATCAGAAAAAAGTTCTTCAGTCTGATGCGGATAAATATAAATCCGGACTTCAGTCGGAACTTGAGCCGAAACTCAGAGATGTTCAGAAACAAATTGACGATGCGAAATCGTTGATAGCGCAGAAAGAAAACGAGATTAAAAAACAAGCCGTTTCTTCTTCAGGGCTTGGGTCTTTGTTTTCAAAATAAACGGCAGACTTTATAAAACGGGGCGTCTTTGAAGAAAGACGTCCCGTTTTTTTTATTTACTCTTGATACCCCAATGGGGTATATACTATAATATAATCATGAAAGAAAAATATAACATAACGGGAATGAATTGCGCCGTTTGCAGCGGGCATGTTCAAAAAGCCGTATCAAAACTTATCGGGGTTAAAAACGCCAAGGTAAACTTGTTGCAAAATTCCATGTCTGTGGAATATGACGAAAGTAAAACCGGAAAAGAAATTATAATACAAGCTGTTAAGAAAGCCGGATATGGCGCTTCTTTGCAAGCTTATGTTTCCCAAGCCAATACTGTTGAACTTGCCGAAACCGAGAAAACAAAAAAACAGCTTGTATGGTCCGTAATATTTTTAATTCCGCTTTTATATTTATCTATGGGGCACATGGTTGGGCTGCCGGAATTGAATTTGCTCTCTTCGCATCATAATTTTTTGTATTTTGCTCTTGCCCAGTTTTTGCTTGCGCTTATCATAGTTTTTATAAATAGAAATTATTTTCAAAGAGGTTTTAAAAGTTTAATAAATTTAAATCCTACGATGGATTCTCTTATAGCTA is a genomic window of Endomicrobium proavitum containing:
- a CDS encoding HAD family hydrolase — encoded protein: MSYEFLIFDLDGTLVDSQYDLTTAVNLMRKDFGLAPFPVEKVSSYLGSGVNALIAKVLPEKPDNVNEALRLFTEHYKKHLLDTTKLYDGVKETLEKLKDKKIALLSNKTEIFCREILTRLDIAKYFCEIFGGDSAGVKKPDPKPILDLIKLSNADARKTVMIGDSANDFKAAKSANVDSIAVSYGYLNLEGIKTFSPTYIVNKFDEIIKITEKQGGKSVYSKNT
- a CDS encoding murein hydrolase activator EnvC family protein; its protein translation is MKIRIVAFTFACLFFFCCEVFAKQAGVQSQSAQLSDVNKKIQAKKLEKNKLMLQEKNVKRELKNLNDSIARNEKRLQKISGDIKIAEGNLATASKQYNNAFAKSAEVNKKMRAELELFHKQSMSLSYETDPVEYKIRKNALEAKKANFEKERIAASVSAAAVKKWNDAKKELLRLQDQEDSLAAEKRNLIKEKNELLKTTAGKRAEAEEEIKTLNENAKALQALIKQLSSSKRKKSNGTVIRASTPKHKKNLPWPVEGKVVAQFGKSKHPEMDTYIISNGIKIKASDYAKVKSVDSGTVIFAGNFRSYGKVVIIDHNDSTFSVYGQLDKILVTDEQKVSKGSTLAQLGAGQENVLYFEIRNENIADNPMLWLK
- a CDS encoding S41 family peptidase, which gives rise to MKIVRVKILSAVLIISLFCAGSVFAADETYEKLKTMIDVMEIINVNYVSETKSADLAVGAIKGVVRTLDPFSQYMEEKAYKDMKNETEGNYSGVGLRIMEKNGFITVVSPIVGTPAFKAGVLPDDRIIKIDKKSAQGMSTNEAVDLMRGKAGKKVKVIIRRDNVVEDLVFDLVREKIKIETVRSTMLEENIAYIRLSEFNAQSAADVKKELSSLKKEGAQAVILDLRNNPGGLLDSAIDIISAFVKEKTLALTTRGRVEGSEKKYYTHGVAEFADIPFIILVNRGSASASEIVSGAFQDFKRALIIGQNTFGKGSVQTIFPLSDGTALRLTIAKYYLPSGRPINRSDDVNAKNGITPDIEIKVSIEDEIKLYTQADMVFAKDSEKKSDVKTDDKNKVEDEALKKAIEIIKAGNVAAEIEKSAKQNSKK
- the glgP gene encoding alpha-glucan family phosphorylase, with the protein product MNKDLFNENQETFVSPNAKAFVVVPNLPEILSPLLAIANNVWWCWNSDAVELFRRLDRDLWEETYHNPKAMLGMIKQETLAALSEDDSFVSHMERVKGELDKYMSMNTWYHDSCSDYADMKFAYFSTEFAIHESLPIYSGGLGILSGDHLKSASDMGLPLVGVGLLYRYGYFKQYLNSDGIQQEEYNENHFELMPLELVKDKKNEPLIITIDIPKEKISARVWKLQVGRVPLYLLDTDFSKNSKEVREITGELYGGDRNMRIRQEILLGVGGVKLLKALNIDPGVIHINEGHSAFLLLEKMREYIEDEGLSQAEAFQLVQSGCVFTTHTPVPAGNEIFGADLVTRYFEPMYKKLGFSAEQFLALGSFPAKNLKMGNPSDFSMTILALKMTNKANGVSRLHATVAREMWSGIWPGLPRKEIPITHITNGIHTNTWISYEFAGLFDRYLGAAWKDEPADHTIWQRVAHIPDAELWRSHERRRERLVSFARARLKHQLKRRGLSEIMSSYADEVLDPEALTIGFARRFASYKRGNLIFKDLERIKKIITSKEHPVQIIIAGKAHPQDGVGKEIIKQIVSLANDPELKYKVVFLEDYDMNVAHYLVQGADIWLNNPLRPEEASGTSGMKAAVNGALNFSVLDGWWCEGYNGDNGWTIGSIDEYSDREYQDEVESKAIYDTLEKEIVPLFYARGIDGIPRGWTKKMKMSMQTLGPVFNTNRMIEEYAKKFYITSALSHEKLKKNKFEAAKKKAQWLINVRNNWKDVHVVKVEDNINGEISVFGDMSVTARVYIGSLNPEDVSVQIFSGFINSKQVVSSQETYEMRLVSKEGNDFIFEGKVFADKVGRCGYTVRILPQCGGEVQYISELIKWQ
- a CDS encoding TIGR03546 family protein, whose amino-acid sequence is MFIVKILKDIFKVLQTDVSPNQVAFGAALGIFLGFVPGVLWKCIFFFLIMILRVNIGAAFVSWTVFGLVGLLLDPIADKIGYFILNLGFLFNLFTSLYNADIVPFTKFNNTVVMGNLALGVILFYPAYFFSKKFILYYRSHWREKIAKWRIVKLLTASSISYTIFK
- the tsaD gene encoding tRNA (adenosine(37)-N6)-threonylcarbamoyltransferase complex transferase subunit TsaD — translated: MNILAIETSCDETSASVVSNGTDVKSAIISSQIAVHAKFFGVVPELASREHIKNINPVIAASLKKAGFSFDNIDAIAFTSGPGLAGALLVGATAAKTLASVYSKPLIPVNHLEGHLYSSFIENKSLRPPFLSVIISGGHTELIVVQDFGKYKILGATRDDAAGEAFDKAAKMLGLSYPGGPVIDKRAADGNPEAVHFTRPYLKGSWDFSFSGIKTALLNYLKQNPVKNERYINDICASFRAAIAETLCFKSFEAAKTFGLKRIALGGGVSSNALIRKLFLDVGKKNKIEVFIPSSLYCTDNAAMIGCAAYFKQRVLGFKYNAQQLKSSSSLQLTNWK
- the dusB gene encoding tRNA dihydrouridine synthase DusB — its product is MKIKIGNVTLDNNIVLAPMAGISDFPVRLLAKAGGAGLVYTEMVSAKALLHADAKTRKLLYSEKKEKPVAAQIFGADAYSMGEAAKIISGLGADIIDINLGCPVKKIAKAGAGAKLLSNASLVAKILESVVANSSVPVTVKIRIGLVPGQNVAPEIIKIAYEAGIKMVAVHARPASQGHSGDPDLDAFAKSCDGAKIPVFGNGGITDEETAEKFLNISNCCGIMIGRGAIGNYDIFKRLEKYFASGKIQKIPSAKKKISWFKRHAKLSVKHYGEKRGFVLMRKTAQYYIKGLPEASKIRDMFNKIETFKEFDKVLEILENSAK